A stretch of the Arachis stenosperma cultivar V10309 chromosome 6, arast.V10309.gnm1.PFL2, whole genome shotgun sequence genome encodes the following:
- the LOC130936684 gene encoding ankyrin repeat-containing protein BDA1-like has protein sequence MANVGTLGQASTSRNINTLYQAIQQDSSILKEIDAMLEQAAISGNKLHPAIKHNSSILEEINAMLEQAATFRKINMLYLAIQQNPNILEKINAMLLEQDTTSRSMNMLYRAIEQNPSILEEVNTMLEQVATSRDINLLYQATQQNPGILHVVNAMWKQATTSENTKMFYQAIQQNPNILEVVNAMREQIVTSGNISMLSRAIQQDRSIQEEVNVMLKQTVTSTNMNMLYRTIQQNPSILEEVNAMLEQAATCKDINMFYRTIQHSPNVLQVVNAMLVRAATFGNIDMLYRAIQQNPTILEEVDAIPFVNTPLHTAASAGHIEFAIEIMGLKPSFGFKLNSKGMSPIHVALLRNRHDLVYRLVEINKDLVRVKGKERLTPLHLLCQSGSDRRNIRLLIHFLDICPDSIKDVNVRKETALHIALRCGNLSALEKMVDWLKENTFYNGADDLERSILNRTVDGNNILHLATLCGNTQGVMLLIGSKKMDKNAKNSSNQTALDLAIAHSYPEIERILEGAKAKRGAATNHGGHPKLRKAVLVFRRKIWPIRRIRNSMSSQQREAYMVVAALIITTVYQTALNPPGGLYQPDNNLNSTTSSSFSLNSTNTATVPRIAGKASIKPSEFILISMINTATLYFAITTIIIVMPDGIIGVFLGAPVMFLALSYVGSIGLIAPTGKGFIISFPFSCGVLVFFLFMWIPGPEGNRGLVA, from the exons ATGGCAAATGTAGGCACTTTGGGACAAGCCTCAACTTCTAGAAATATAAACACACTCTACCAAGCAATTCAACAAGATTCAAGCATTCTGAAAGAAATCGATGCAATGCTGGAACAAGCTGCAATTTCTGGAAATAAGCTCCACCCAGCAATTAAACATAATTCAAGCATTCTGGAGGAAATCAATGCAATGCTGGAACAAGCTGCAACTTTTAGAAAGATAAACATGCTCTACCTAGCAATTCAACAGAATCCAAACATTTTGGAGAAAATCAATGCAATGCTGCTGGAACAAGATACAACTTCAAGAAGTATGAACATGCTCTACCGAGCAATTGAACAGAATCCAAGCATTCTGGAGGAAGTCAACACAATGCTGGAACAAGTTGCAACTTCTAGAGACATAAACTTGCTCTACCAAGCAACTCAACAGAATCCAGGCATTTTGCATGTAGTCAATGCAATGTGGAAACAAGCTACAACTTCTGAAAATACAAAAATGTTCTACCAAGCAATTCAACAGAATCCAAACATTCTGGAGGTAGTTAATGCAATGAGGGAACAAATTGTAACTTCTGGAAATATAAGCATGCTCTCCCGAGCAATTCAACAGGATCGAAGCATTCAGGAGGAAGTCAATGTAATGTTGAAACAAACTGTAACTTCAACAAATATGAACATGCTCTACCGAACAATTCAGCAGAATCCAAGCATTCTGGAAGAAGTCAATGCAATGCTGGAACAAGCTGCAACTTGTAAAGATATAAACATGTTCTACCGGACAATTCAACACAGTCCAAACGTTTTGCAAGTAGTCAATGCAATGTTGGTACGTGCTGCAACTTTTGGAAATATAGACATGCTCTACCGAGCAATTCAACAGAATCCAACCATTCTGGAGGAAGTGGATGCAATTCCATTTGTGAACACTCCCTTGCATACTGCTGCTTCTGCCGGGCACATCGAGTTTGCGATCGAGATTATGGGATTGAAACCTTCATTTGGTTTCAAACTGAATTCGAAAGGAATGAGCCCCATCCACGTTGCTTTGCTCCGGAATCGTCACGATCTGGTGTATCGCCTTGTAGAAATTAATAAAGACCTTGTGAGAGTCAAAGGGAAGGAACGCCTCACTCCTTTGCATCTTCTGTGCCAATCTGGTTCCGACAGAAGAAACATCAGGCTTCTAATTCATTTCCTCGATATATGCCCGGATTCTATCAAGGATGTGAATGTAAGAAAGGAAACTGCACTTCACATTGCCCTGAGGTGTGGAAACCTGAGTGCCCTTGAAAAAATGGTTGACTGGCTCAAAGAAAACACCTTCTATAATGGTGCAGACGATTTAGAACGCTCCATCCTGAACAGGACTGTAGACGGCAACAACATTTTGCACCTTGCAACACTCTGCGGTAATACACAG GGTGTTATGTTATTGATTGGAAGTAAAAAGATGGACAAAAATGCCAAGAATTCTTCGAACCAAACAGCATTAGACCTAGCTATAGCTCATTCTTATCCAGAGATTGAAAGAATACTAGAGGGAgctaaagcaaaacgtggcgcAGCAACTAATCATGGCGGTCATCCCAAGTTAAGGAAAGCAGTACTAGTTTTTCGGAGAAAGATATGGCCTATTCGTCGCATTAGAAATAGCATGTCTTCACAACAACGTGAGGCATACATGGTAGTTGCTGCTCTTATTATAACCACAGTCTATCAGACAGCATTGAATCCACCAGGTGGACTCTATCAGCCTGACAATAATCTCAACTCTACTACttcatcatcattctctctCAATTCTACAAACACCGCTACTGTGCCAAGGATAGCCGGGAAAGCAAGCATCAAACCCTCTGAGTTCATTCTTATATCAATGATAAACACTGCGACCCTTTACTTTGCAATTACAACAATCATTATTGTAATGCCAGATGGGATCATCGGCGTCTTTCTTGGCGCGCCGGTGATGTTTCTTGCCTTAAGTTATGTCGGGTCTATTGGATTGATAGCGCCCACCGGTAAGGGATTCATTATTTCCTTTCCATTTAGCTGTGGTGTTTTagtattctttctttttatgtGGATACCCGGCCCGGAAGGAAATCGTGGTTTAGTGGCTTAA